The genome window AACGGAAGCAGTACGTCGGTATGATTGTCGATGAATATGGGGGGGTGCTGGGCATCGTTACCCTGAATGATATCCTGGACGTGCTGGTGGGCGATATCAACGACGATTCCCACTCCGATTATGAGATCCGTGCCCGCGAAGATGGCACCTACCTGATCGATGCACAATTGCCGTTTGAAGATTTTATCTCCTACTTTTCCATCAACATTACGACGCAGGCCCGTCGGGATCTCACCGGATTTGATACCCTCGGTGGTTTCGCGCTGCATATTTTAAAAGACATTCCCCAAACGGGCGAATCCTTCGTCTGGCAGGCATACCGGTTTGAGATCATCGACATGGACAAGAGCCGTATCGACAAGATACTGGTCAGTAAGCTGCTGGAAGAATAGCGGGGATCGTAAAACAGCCGCCCTCGTTTGCGGGTTATAGAGAGGAATTAACTCATCGAGAGCCATGCGATACTTCACTCAAGATTCAACTGATTCTACCGGTAGCAGTTCCAGCAAAGTGCCATCGGTTATGGATAATGATCCAAACGCTGACGAAGAAGTGATTGATCAGCAAGCCGGCGACTTGTATCCGAAAGCGGTCGATCAACCAGACGAACCGGCCAAAATTGTTCCCGATAAGCTTGCCGACTCCATCGCGTATGCGCTTGATGGCAGCGGCCCCGGTCCGACAAACGACACCCCCAACGTGTCCGGGCACAAGGTCATCACCGAGGGGGTAACGGGTGCGGGATTAGATGAAGAAGAGGAAGCACTAAAGTCGTAATCAACACTATAGCGTTTACTATAAACGGGATGGCCTGACTTTAGTGATAAGTCAGGCCATCCTGTTTGTCGCTGTCCGTGCTTTACACGACTTCTTTGTACTGCATGCGGTACAAATTCGCGTAAAAACCTTCGCGTTGAAGCAACTCCTCATGGTTGCCCTGTTCAACGATCCGTCCTTTGTCGACAACGATGATATTGTGCGCTTTCTGGATCGTCGATAATCGGTGCGCAATGACGATGGCCGTACGACCTTTCATCAGCTTGTCGATGGCGTTCTGGATCATTTCTTCCGTCTCCGTATCGACAGAAGACGTGGCTTCATCGAGTACAATAATTTTTGGGTCCTGGACCATTGCCCGCACGAACGAGATCAGTTGACGTTGACCGACGGACAGGGTAGAGCCCCGTTCCATGACGTTATAGTCGTAGCCACCCGGCAGCCGTTCGATAAACTCATGAACACCCACCAGTTTGGCGGCCTCCACCATTTTCTCGCGGCTGATGCGTTTGTCACCCAGCGTAATGTTATTTTCGATGGTATCCGAGAAGAGAAAAACATCCTGTAAGACAACACCGATGTTTCGGCGCAGATGACCCAGTTCGTAATCGTGAACGTCGACGCCATCGATTTTAATATCGCCTTTGTTGATGTCATAGAACCGACTCAGCAGGTTGATGATTGACGATTTACCCGCGCCCGTAGCACCAACGAAGGCAATGGTTTCGCCCGCATTGGCCCGGAACGAAATGTCGCGAAGTACCCAGTCTTCATTGTTGTAGGCAAACCAGACGTTATCAAATTCAACCTTGCCGTCGATAGTGGTTGGTGCGTAGTTGCCATTATTGATCGTAAACTCATCGCTGTCCAAAAGCTTGATAATCCGGTCGGTGCTCACGATTCCCATTTGAAGCGTATTGAAGCGGTCGGCCAGCATCCGGATCGGACGAAAAAACAAGTTGATGAACATGACAAAAGCCGTAACGGTCCCGAAGGTGATGTCAGCACTGATGATTTGCTTCGCGCCGTACCAGACCACGAGCCCAACGGCCACGGCGGAGATAATATCGGCAACGGGGTAATAAACAGAGTAGTACCAAATCGAGCGAATGTTTGCCGCCCGATGCTCATCATTGATGCTACGAAATTTCTCTGCTTCAATTTTTTCGCTGCCGAAAATCTGGACGATGTTCATCCCCGTAATGTGCTCCTGTACAAACGAATTCAGGTTAGCAACGGCGGTCCGAACCTCATTGAAGGAAGTCTTGATTTTTTCCTTGAAGATGTACGTACTGATCAGCATCAGCGGGATGGTCGACAGGCTGATTGCTGCCAGCCGCCAGTCGGTATAGAACATCACACCAATAATCAGGACCAGTTGCAGAATATCGCCCGCAATGGCGGCCATGCCCTCACTGAATACATCGGCCAGTGTTTCAACGTCTGAGATTGAACGGGTTACCAGACGACCGATAGGCGTATTGTCGAAGAACTTTAGCCGTAGCTGAAGAATCTTTCGATAGAGCTGTACCCGAATGTCGCGGATGATGTATTGCCCCAGCCAACCGGAAAGGTACGTGTTGGAAAATTGAACGAGCGCCTGTACGACCAGCACGCCGATCATGAGGACCAGCATCAGCGTCAGGCGTTGATAATCACCCGCCGAAATCACGTTGTCGATCGTATAGCGTATCAGTAGCGGTGCTAAGGGAGCCAGACAGGCCGACAGCAAGATAACACCAATCAGAAGATAGAAACGGCTTTGGTAAGGCTTAACAAACGAGTATAGCCGACGTAGAATGGCCAGATCGAAAATCCGGCCGGCCGACGAATCGGCACTTTTCTGTTCTTGGTTCACGGACAATAAAATGGCGAGTTTAATCAGGTAACAGTGTTTCGCCGTCGAACGTTTCAGCCAGAAATGGAATTCACGCTGGTTATTTAACCCCTCGAACGTATACAGAACTAACCGAATACGCTTATTTTTGGCCAAGATAGCGCCGAAAAGAAAGGGGGAAGCTATTTATGCGATATGACAATGAAACGGCGTACGTTTGCCCGGTTGGTTGCTGCACTGCCGGTGAGTTTACAGGCAGGACGGGTGGCGGCAACTGATTCGACACTAGTAGCCGTTACCGGCGCTACTGACGATGACCGGGCCTACTGGCTACGCACCCTGCTGAAAGTGGCCGAACCGGTATTGACGGCCCTGGCCCAGAATCGGTTAAAAATGGATATGCCCGTCGAATCCGTACCTGGCCAGCAGGAGGGACGTCTGGCTGTATCCCATCTGGAAGCACTCGGTCGAACGGTAGCCGGACTGGCTCCGTGGCTTCAGCTGGAGGTCGAAGATACGCCGGAGGGACGAACGCGGCAACGCTATTTCGACCTTACCTGGAAAAGCATTGCCAATGCCGTTAACCCGCAGGCACCCGATTACCTGAATTTTACGAAAGGGGGCCAACCGCTGGTTGATGCGGCTTTTCTGGCCCACGGCCTGCTTCGGGCTCCTAAGTTGTGGAGTGCGCTGAGTGCTGAAGAACAAACCAATCTGGTCAAAGCCTTGCAGGCGACTCGGTCCATTAAACCGGGTTACAGCAACTGGCTTCTGTTCAGCGCGATGGTTGAAGCAGCTTTATTGAAATTTACGGGTTCGGGCGACGAGCTACGAATGGATTATGCGATCCGACAGCACCAGGCCTGGTATAAAGGGGACGGGGTCTACGGCGACGGGCCTGATTTTCACTGGGATTACTACAACAGTTACGTGATCCAGCCGATGCTGCTGGATGTCGTGAGAACACTGGTTGAGGCCAAAAAAGCGGATCAAAATCTGTATGAACCGCTGTTGGTTCGTGCTCAGCGCTATGGTATAGTGCAGGAGCGGTTAATCAATCCGGATGGTTCCTTTGCGGCATTCGGGCGGTCGCTGGCGTATCGATGTGGCGCTTTTCAGCTGCTATCGCAACTGACGTTGCAGAACAACCTTCCATCTGATCTGTCGCCCGGTCAGGTTCGGGCGGCACTAACGGCGGTCATTCACCGGACGATGGACGTTTCCGGAACATTCGACCCGAAAGGATGGCTACAGATTGGGCTCTGCGGTCATCAGCCCAGTATTGGTGAAACCTACATTTCGACCGGGAGTCTGTACTTATGTTCGGTGGCGTTTCTGCCGCTGGGTTTACCCGCAACAGACCCGTTCTGGCTGGCAACGGGCGAAGACTGGACGTCTAAAAAAATCTGGTCAGGCCAGGACGTGAAAACAGACCATGCTATTAAGGGGTAACTTATTTACGCAAGCGAAGGACGTTCGTTAATTGAACAAAGGATGAAACGATGTCGACAATGTTCTGATTGTCATTCCGCATAATCAGCGTTATGAGAAATTGCTTATCCAAAGCTAAATAGGTAACGCTGTCTTCCAGTTTGAAGTAGTTACCATCGCTATTTTCGCTGAACCAGGACGAGAACTTTCGAAAACGGGCCAATTGTCTACCATCTGCCGTATCACAAGTGAAGAAAACAATGCGCGACGGGTCTTTCTCAATGAAATTTTGAAGAATAGCCGTTACTGTAGCGCCTATTTTAGGATCCGTGAAATAGGCTGGTGGGCTTTTCTCGAGCCTAAGAAAAACTTCGAAGGTGCTATCTGAAAAGATAAAATCGCTTCTATTAAAGAATGGTTGTTCTACAAATGACACAGAATAGGTTCTGCCATCATCGGTAACAAAAACGTAATCATCGTCTAGCTTGAACGGAGTATACCTATCAGAAAGCGGGTTTGGCATGCTTCAGCAGTTTCTTTATTTTTCCTGACTCACAGTCTTTCTCGAACTGTAGCTGTGTCTTTTTTTTGTACTCCTGCCGTTCCAGAAGCCAAGCAACCATTGCCTCGGGCGTTAATTCCTTCTTTTGTTGGACTTCCATAACTATCGTGTATTTAAGTCAAATATATTGTTTTGCAACTAACTACACAACGAACGGTGATGCGGAACTAGTTCAGCAGAAAGCCGGATACGTAATTGCACCCGGCTTTTAAGTAGCTGCGCTGGAGCCGGTTACGACACGGTTCCGCCGTTCCAGACCGAATCGGGGGGAGCGATCAGGGCTAGTTTGCCGTCGCGGTCTTCGGCCATCAGGATCATACCCTGCGACTCGAAACCCATCATCTTGCGCGGGGCCAGATTCGCCAGGAACGTTACCTGTTTGCCAATGATCTCTTCGGGTGTAAAATGTTTGGCAATGCCGCTCAGAATCTGACGGCCACCCAAGCCGTCGTCTACTTTCAATTTTAGTAGTTTATCACTCTTGGGTACTCGTTCCGCTTCAGTTATGGTGCCGATCCGGATGTCCATTTTGGCAAAATCGTCGTAGGTAATTTCAGTCCGGAGAGCCGGTACCGTCTTCGTTTCTAATTCATTCATGCGTTTGGCATTCAGTAATTTCTGAACCTGTTTGTTAATTTCATCGTCTTCAATTTTAGCGAACAGCAGGTCTCCCGGACCAGCGGGGGCTTTGCCTAAAGCGTGGCCTTCAACGAGCAGGTCAGCACGACCCGCGTTCGTCCAGTTGAACGACTCGGTGATATTGAGCTGGTTTCTTAGTTTTTCCGACGTGAAGGGCAGAAAAGGTTCGCAGACGATACTTAGATTCGCCGAGATTTGCAGGGCGATGTTCAGAATCGTGTTTGTCCGTAACTGGTCGGTTTTGACGACTTTCCACGGCTCGGTTTCGGCCAGATACTTATTGCCCAGACGGGCCAAATCCATCAAATGGCCCAATGCTTCACGGAATTTATAGTTGGCAATCGCCTGACCAATGCGGTCGGGAAACTGAGCCAGTTCGTCCAATACCTGCTGATCGTAATCAGTCAGCCCGTAACTAGGAGGGACGTTTCCGTCACAGAATTTATGCGTCAGCACAACGGCCCGGTTCACGAAATTGCCAAATACAGCGACGAGTTCGTTGTTGTTCCGCGATTGGAAATCTTTCCACGTAAATTCACTGTCTTTGGTTTCGGGCGCATTGGCCGCCAGAACGTACCGTAACACATCCTGCTTATCGGGCAATTCCTCCAGATACTCATGGAGCCAGACGGCCCAGTTGCGCGATGTGCTGATTTTGTTGCCTTCGAGGTTCATGAATTCGTTGGCGGGCACGTTATCGGCCAGAATGTAGCTCCCTTCGGCCATCAGCATGGCCGGGAAAATAATGCAGTGGAAGACGATGTTGTCTTTGCCGATGAAGTGAACGAGCTTGGTGTCTTTATCGCGCCAGTACAGTTCCCAGTCGCGTCCCTGTTGCTCGGCCCATTCCTTGGTCATCGAGATGTAGCCAATGGGCGCGTCGAACCAGACATACAGGACTTTACCATCCGCATTGGGTAGGGGGACTTTGATGCCCCAATCGAGATCGCGGGTCATGGCGCGGGGACGTAGCCCTTCTTTCAGCCACGACTGACATTGCCCGAATACGTTCGTTTTCCACTCGGTATGGCTGTTCACGTATTCTTCGATCTTCGGCTGCATCCGGTCGAGCGGAAGAAACCAGTTCTTGGTAGCCCGCATGACGGGTTTTGAACCCGATAGCGTCGAGTGGGGTTCGATGAGTTCGGTGGGGCTGAGGGCAGTGCCGCAGCGTTCGCACTGGTCACCGTAGGCGTTGGGATTGCCGCAGACCGGACACGTGCCGACGATATAGCGATCGGCCAGAAACTGCCCGGCTACTTCGTCAAAGTATTGTTCGGTAACCTCTTCGTCAAAATCGCCTTTGTCGTAGAGGTTCGTGAAAAACTCCTGCGACGTTTCGTGATGAATCGGATTCGAAGTGCGCGAGTAGATATCGAACGAAATGCCGAAGTCGCTGAATGCCTGCTTGATCTGACCGTAATATTTGTCGACGACCTCCTTAGGCGTGATTCCTTCTTTTTTGGCTTTGATCGTGATGGGGACACCGTGCTCATCGGTGCCACTGATGAAGGCTACATCCTTGCCCGTTGAGCGCAGGTAGCGCACGTAGATATCGGCGGGCAGGTAACAACCGGCAATGTGGCCGATGTGAATCGGCCCGTTGGCGTAGATGAGGGCCGCCGTAACGGTATAGCGTTGTGGGTTTTCGATAGACATGGAATCGAGTTTGTTGTTGGTGGGCCGCCGATGCGGTGGCTTATTGTTTCTGGGATTCGGGTTTGACCGCGCCCTAAAAACCACGAACAGCTTATTTGACCGCAAAATTAGCAATTCAAGCCCGAACCTTGTTATGTTTACGAAAAGAGAGACAAGCCGGGTTACTATGGAGAACAACGCGCCAAACACAAATAATTTCCTGAACTGGGTCGAAATTAACCCTGTTATGTTAATTATAACCCGAATGTATTCGATCCGATGCTAATGAGGTGTAAACGATATAACGTGTCGAACATGCTGACGATCATGGTAGCAGACACACCCGGCAGGCTCCCGGCTTTCAAACGCTTGAACGAATTTTGAATGGCATCATCATTACGTAATCCGGTTTTCATTACCGGCGCGACTGGTTTTATTGGCTCACACATCGCCCGTCGGTATCTGGCTGAGGGTCAACCGGTTTCGGCTCTGAAACGCCCCGACAGTGGGTATGGTATGGCCGCCGATGTCGCCGACCAGATTACCTGGTACGCAGGCGACATTCTGGATATTCCATCGCTCGAAGCCGCCATTCACCCCCAAACCGATGTCATTCATGCTGCGGCTATTGTGTCGTTCGTGCCAAAGGACCGTGACCAGATGGAGCGCATTAACGTCGAAGGAACGGCTAATGTGGTGAATGTCTGCCTGAACGCGGGTGTTCGAAAACTGGGCTTCGTTAGTTCGGTGGCGGCTATCGGGCGTCCGGTTTCGAAGGGAGGAAAAACCAGTGACTTGATCCATGTCGATGAAACGCAGAAGTGGGAAGAATCACCGAATAATTCGACCTACGCCAAAACCAAGTACCGCGCAGAATTGGAAGTATGGCGCGGTGTCGCCGAAGGACTTAACGCGGTGATGGTCAACCCGTCCATCGTGCTCGGGGCCGGTGACTGGAATCGGAGCAGCCTGCAACTCATCAAGTACGTGCACGATGAACGTCCGTTTTACCCGGCGGGGCTGGTGAACTACGTAGACGTGCTCGATGTGACCGATGCGCTGGTTAGTCTGATGCAGGCTGAGGTGACGGCCCGGCGGTTCATCCTGAATGGGGGCACCATTCCGTACCGTTCCTTGTTAGAACAGATAGCAGCCGAACTAGGCAAACGGCCACCAACGAAGCGGGTGTCGCCAACACTAACCCGATTACTCTGGCCGTTGGAGGCCATTCGAGCACGGGTTTTAGGAAAACAACCGCTTATCACCAGGGAGACGGCCCGTTCGTCGAGTTCGATGTATGCGTATGATGGACTACAAATTAAGCAGGTGCTTGGTTTTCAGTACCGACCATTGAGTAAGACACTGAAACGCGTGGCAGACGCGTTTCAACAGACCTAAACGGGATCAGGAAGGGCCGTTTGATGCTGCTCGAACGGTTCTAAAATTTTCAGGTTTGGGATTGGAGTTCTGCTTTTTTGAGTTTATATTTCACTGCCAAAGGATAAATCGCACCATTGGTGCGGCCCCTATCCGCCCAACATTTTTGAAGGCAATAGCATGGAGCAAGAGTTCGAAGAACGAGAAGGCGATATTAAAGAATCAATCCGGCGTTTTGAGCAAATGCTGGATCAGCAGCAAAGCCAGTTTTTCGACCTGGACGTCTATGAACAAATGGTTGAGCATTACCTTAATCATGGTGATTTAGACAAGGCGCTTAAAGCCGCCGAATCCGGTCTGGAAAACTTCCCGTATGCGCTGGAACTTATGCTCGACAAAGCCCAGATTCTGGCGAATTTTCAACGATTTGATGAGTCGCTGGAATTACTGGAACGGGCTTCATTATTTAATCCGGGTGACCTTGACGTGCCGTTTATGCAGGGGTCTGTACTGAATATGGCCGGTCGCTACGAAGAATCGATACACGTGCTGGAAGAGTTACTCGACCGGGCCGAAGAAAAAGAAGACATTTTATTTCAGTTAGGGCAAAGCTACCAGAACTGGGGCAAATATGACGAAGCGATCACGCAGTACAAAAAGTCGATTGCGCTGAATATCAACAACGAAAACGCGCTGTACGAGCTGGCATTCTGCCTGGATGTGACGGGGGAGCTGGAGAATAGCCTCACGTATTACCAGCAGTTGATCGACAAGGATCCTTATTCGTACAATGCCTGGTACAACATCGGGATCGCCTACAGTAAGCTGGCCCGATACGCCGAAGCGGCTGAAGCGTACGATTATGCGATCATCATCAAAGATGATTTCGCGTCCGCTCATTTCAATCTGGGCAACACATACATGAATCTGGGGTTATTCGAGAAAGCGGAAGTCTGCTATCGGGAAACGCTGAAGTACGAAGAAGCGACGGCTGATACGTATTGCCACCTCGGGGCCAGCCTCGAAAAGCAGGATCGTCTG of Spirosoma agri contains these proteins:
- a CDS encoding DUF2264 domain-containing protein, whose amino-acid sequence is MKRRTFARLVAALPVSLQAGRVAATDSTLVAVTGATDDDRAYWLRTLLKVAEPVLTALAQNRLKMDMPVESVPGQQEGRLAVSHLEALGRTVAGLAPWLQLEVEDTPEGRTRQRYFDLTWKSIANAVNPQAPDYLNFTKGGQPLVDAAFLAHGLLRAPKLWSALSAEEQTNLVKALQATRSIKPGYSNWLLFSAMVEAALLKFTGSGDELRMDYAIRQHQAWYKGDGVYGDGPDFHWDYYNSYVIQPMLLDVVRTLVEAKKADQNLYEPLLVRAQRYGIVQERLINPDGSFAAFGRSLAYRCGAFQLLSQLTLQNNLPSDLSPGQVRAALTAVIHRTMDVSGTFDPKGWLQIGLCGHQPSIGETYISTGSLYLCSVAFLPLGLPATDPFWLATGEDWTSKKIWSGQDVKTDHAIKG
- a CDS encoding NAD-dependent epimerase/dehydratase family protein; the encoded protein is MASSLRNPVFITGATGFIGSHIARRYLAEGQPVSALKRPDSGYGMAADVADQITWYAGDILDIPSLEAAIHPQTDVIHAAAIVSFVPKDRDQMERINVEGTANVVNVCLNAGVRKLGFVSSVAAIGRPVSKGGKTSDLIHVDETQKWEESPNNSTYAKTKYRAELEVWRGVAEGLNAVMVNPSIVLGAGDWNRSSLQLIKYVHDERPFYPAGLVNYVDVLDVTDALVSLMQAEVTARRFILNGGTIPYRSLLEQIAAELGKRPPTKRVSPTLTRLLWPLEAIRARVLGKQPLITRETARSSSSMYAYDGLQIKQVLGFQYRPLSKTLKRVADAFQQT
- a CDS encoding DUF6169 family protein, with the translated sequence MPNPLSDRYTPFKLDDDYVFVTDDGRTYSVSFVEQPFFNRSDFIFSDSTFEVFLRLEKSPPAYFTDPKIGATVTAILQNFIEKDPSRIVFFTCDTADGRQLARFRKFSSWFSENSDGNYFKLEDSVTYLALDKQFLITLIMRNDNQNIVDIVSSFVQLTNVLRLRK
- the metG gene encoding methionine--tRNA ligase, yielding MSIENPQRYTVTAALIYANGPIHIGHIAGCYLPADIYVRYLRSTGKDVAFISGTDEHGVPITIKAKKEGITPKEVVDKYYGQIKQAFSDFGISFDIYSRTSNPIHHETSQEFFTNLYDKGDFDEEVTEQYFDEVAGQFLADRYIVGTCPVCGNPNAYGDQCERCGTALSPTELIEPHSTLSGSKPVMRATKNWFLPLDRMQPKIEEYVNSHTEWKTNVFGQCQSWLKEGLRPRAMTRDLDWGIKVPLPNADGKVLYVWFDAPIGYISMTKEWAEQQGRDWELYWRDKDTKLVHFIGKDNIVFHCIIFPAMLMAEGSYILADNVPANEFMNLEGNKISTSRNWAVWLHEYLEELPDKQDVLRYVLAANAPETKDSEFTWKDFQSRNNNELVAVFGNFVNRAVVLTHKFCDGNVPPSYGLTDYDQQVLDELAQFPDRIGQAIANYKFREALGHLMDLARLGNKYLAETEPWKVVKTDQLRTNTILNIALQISANLSIVCEPFLPFTSEKLRNQLNITESFNWTNAGRADLLVEGHALGKAPAGPGDLLFAKIEDDEINKQVQKLLNAKRMNELETKTVPALRTEITYDDFAKMDIRIGTITEAERVPKSDKLLKLKVDDGLGGRQILSGIAKHFTPEEIIGKQVTFLANLAPRKMMGFESQGMILMAEDRDGKLALIAPPDSVWNGGTVS
- a CDS encoding tetratricopeptide repeat protein yields the protein MEQEFEEREGDIKESIRRFEQMLDQQQSQFFDLDVYEQMVEHYLNHGDLDKALKAAESGLENFPYALELMLDKAQILANFQRFDESLELLERASLFNPGDLDVPFMQGSVLNMAGRYEESIHVLEELLDRAEEKEDILFQLGQSYQNWGKYDEAITQYKKSIALNINNENALYELAFCLDVTGELENSLTYYQQLIDKDPYSYNAWYNIGIAYSKLARYAEAAEAYDYAIIIKDDFASAHFNLGNTYMNLGLFEKAEVCYRETLKYEEATADTYCHLGASLEKQDRLPEAIKEYREAIKLDNLWDEAWYGIGVCLSESGKWYEALQFLQKAVKLSDQNGEYYLALAETEYKIGNVLSSIEAFEKAAEVDAENPDVYLTWSLVPFDQGDFLKANEIIQSGIDDMPKEADLYYRSAVYLIHAGYYRESLLQLEAALSLDYDAHVQLFEFFPELEKQKALYKIIQQYKKE
- a CDS encoding ABC transporter ATP-binding protein, coding for MNQEQKSADSSAGRIFDLAILRRLYSFVKPYQSRFYLLIGVILLSACLAPLAPLLIRYTIDNVISAGDYQRLTLMLVLMIGVLVVQALVQFSNTYLSGWLGQYIIRDIRVQLYRKILQLRLKFFDNTPIGRLVTRSISDVETLADVFSEGMAAIAGDILQLVLIIGVMFYTDWRLAAISLSTIPLMLISTYIFKEKIKTSFNEVRTAVANLNSFVQEHITGMNIVQIFGSEKIEAEKFRSINDEHRAANIRSIWYYSVYYPVADIISAVAVGLVVWYGAKQIISADITFGTVTAFVMFINLFFRPIRMLADRFNTLQMGIVSTDRIIKLLDSDEFTINNGNYAPTTIDGKVEFDNVWFAYNNEDWVLRDISFRANAGETIAFVGATGAGKSSIINLLSRFYDINKGDIKIDGVDVHDYELGHLRRNIGVVLQDVFLFSDTIENNITLGDKRISREKMVEAAKLVGVHEFIERLPGGYDYNVMERGSTLSVGQRQLISFVRAMVQDPKIIVLDEATSSVDTETEEMIQNAIDKLMKGRTAIVIAHRLSTIQKAHNIIVVDKGRIVEQGNHEELLQREGFYANLYRMQYKEVV